One window from the genome of Lynx canadensis isolate LIC74 chromosome E3, mLynCan4.pri.v2, whole genome shotgun sequence encodes:
- the SRRM2 gene encoding serine/arginine repetitive matrix protein 2 isoform X2 — MQIKEFSVELPVEIGVKNRDLGGGKWLVWGQGPDPCFPAPPQERWCPPGHGAMYNGIGLPTPRGSGTNGYVQRNLSLVRGRRGERPDYKGEEELRRLEAALVKRPNPDILDHERKRRVELRCLELEEMMEEQGYEEQQIQEKVATFRLMLLEKDVNPGGKEETPGQRPAVTETHQLAELNEKKNERLRAAFGISDSYVDGSSFDPQRRAREAKQPAPEPPKPYSLVRESSSSRSPTPKQKKKKKKKDRGRRSESSSPRRERKKSSKKKKHRSESESKKRKHRSPTPKSKRKSKDKKRKRSRSTTPAPKSRRAHRSTSADSASSSDTSRSRSRSAAAKTHTITLTGRSPSPVSGRRGEGDAPSKEQGTTNTGQPSSPEPSTKQPSSPHEDKDKDKEKSAIRPSPSPERSSAGPEPPAPTPLLAEQHGGSPQPLATTTLSQEPVNPPSEASPTRGRSPPKSPEKPPQSSSESCPPSPQPTKVSRHASSSPESPKPAPAPGSRREISSSPASKSRSHGRAKRDKSHSHTPSRRVGRSRSPTTTKRGRSRSRTPTKRGHSRSRSPQWRRSRSAQRWGRSRSPQRRGRSRSPQRPGWSRSRNTQRRGRSRSARRGRSHSRSPAARGRSRSRTPARRARSRSRTPARRRSRSRTPARRRSRSRTPARRGRSRSRTPARRRSRTRSPVRRRSRSRSPARRSGRSRSRTPARRRSRSRTPARRGRSRSRTPARRGRSRSRTPVRRGRSRSRTPARRRSRSRSLVRRGRSHSRTPQRRGRSGSSSERKNKSRASQRRSRSNSSPEMKKSRVSSRRSRSLSSPRSKAKSRLSLRRSLSGSSPCPKQKSRTPPRRSRSGSSQPKAKSRTPPRRSRSGSSPPSNQKSKTPSRQSCSSSSPQPKVKSGTPPRQGSVTSPQANEQSATPQIQSRSESSPDPEVKSMTPSRHSCSGSSPPRVKSSTPPRGSRSGSSSPQPKVKAVMSPVQSHSGSSSPSPSRVTSKTPPRQSRSESPCSKMESRLLQRHSRSRSSSPDTKVKPGTPPRQSHSGSTSPCPKVKPQTPSGHSLCGSKSPCSQEKSKDLPAQSSGSFSLCPGVKSTTPPGEMYFVSSSLQQKGQSQTSPDPRSDTSSPDMKRSHSESPSLQSKSHTPLKGGRSRSSSPITELTPRSPTRPDRSELSSPRLKSGMSPEQSKSQSDSFPYPAMDSKSLLGQSRLEPSESKEKTGLLLQEDITVSSPGPRDKSSPFPVQDKSESSPVLRETPKTPSRERGGVGSSPDTKDQSMSAKPSQDEELMEVEKSEESSNQVLSHLSPELKEMAGGNFESSPEIEERPVSLTLDQSQSQTSLEAEVPAVASTWSGPHFSPEHKELSHSSPRENSFGSPLEFRNSGPVAEMNAGFSPEVKEDLNGSFPNQLETDPFVDMKEQSTRSSRRSSSELSPDAVEKAGMSSNQSVSSPVLDAVPRTPSRERSSSASPELKDGLPRTPSRRSRSGSSPGLRDGSGTPSRHSLSGSSPGMKDIPRTPSRGRSECDSSPEPKALPQTPRPRSRSPSSPELNNKCLTPQRERSGSESSVEQKTMARTPLGQRSRSGSSQELDGKPSASPQERSESDSSPDSKAKTRVPLRERSRSGSSPEVDSKARPSPRRSRSGSSPEVKDKLRVAPRAQSGSDSSPEPKAPALRALPRRSRSGSSSKGRGPSPDGSSSSESSPEHPPKSRTARRSSRSSPEPKTKSRTPPRRRSSRSSPELTRKARLSRRSRSASSSPETRSRTPPRRRRSPSVSSPEPAEKSRSSRRRRSASSPRAKTTSRRGRSPSPKPRGLQRSRSRSRREKTRTTRRRDRSGSSQSTSRRRQRSRSRSRVTRRRRGGSGYHSRSPARQESSRTSSRRRRGRSRTPPASRKRSRSRTSPAPWKRSRSRASPATHRRSRSRTPLVSRRRSRSRTSPVSRRRSRSRTSVTRRRSRSRASPVSRRRSRSRTPPVTRRRSRSRTPTRRRSRSRTPPVTRRRSRSRTPPVTRRRSRSRTSPIARRRSRSRTSPVTRRRSRSRTSPVTRRRSRSRTSPVTRRRSRSRTPPAIRRRSRSRTPLLPRKRSRSRSPLAIRRRSRSRTPRTTRGKRSLTRSPPAIRRRSASGSSSDRSRSATPPATRNHSGSRTPPVALNSSRMSCFSRPSMSPTPLDRCRSPGMLEPLGSSRTPMSVLQQAGGSMMDGPGPRIPDHPRTSVPENHAQSRIALALTAISLGTARPPPSMSAAGLAARMSQVPAPVPLMSLRTAPAASLASRIPAASAAAMNLAGARTPAIPTAVNLADSRTPAAAAAMNLASPRTAVAPSAVNLADPRTPAAPAVNLAGARTPAALAALSLTGSGTPPTAANYPSSSRTAQAAAPANLVGPRSAHATAPVNIASSRTPPAMAPASLTSARMAPALSGANLTSPRVPLTAYERVSGRTSPPLLDRARSRTPPGGPGSRTPPSALSQSRMTSERAPSPASRMVQTSSQCVLPPAQDRPRSPVPSAFSDQSRALLAQTTPVAGSQSLSSGTVAKTTSSAGDHNGMLSGPVPGVSHPEGGETPASTGAQQPSALATLQPAKERRSSSSSSSSSSSSSSSSSSSSSSSSSGSSSSDSEGSSLPAQPEVALKRVPSPTPAPKEAVREGRPPEPTPAKRKRRSSSSSSSSSSSSSSSSSSSSSSSSSSSSSSSSSSSSSSTSSSPSPAKPGPQALPKPASPKKPPPGERRSRSPRKPIDSLRDSRSLSYSPAERRRPSPQPSPRDQQSSERGSRRGQRGDSRSPGHKRRRETPSPRPVRHRSSRSP, encoded by the exons ATGCAGATAAAGGAGTTTAGTGTGGAGCTTCCTGTTGAAATAGGGGTGAAGAACAGGGATTTGGGTGGTGGCAAGTGGTTAGTTTGGGGTCAGGGCCCTGACCCGTGTTTCCCCGCTCCCCCCCAGGAGCGGTGGTGCCCCCCCGGGCACGGGGCCATGTACAACGGGATCGGGCTGCCGACGCCCCGGGGCAGCGGCACCAACGGCTACGTCCAGCGCAACCTGTCCCTGGTGCGAGGCCGCCGGGGTGAGCGGCCTGACTACAAGGGAGAGGAGGAACTGCGGCGCCTGGAGGCTGCCCTGGTGAAGCGGCCTAATCCTGACATCCTGGACCACGAGCGCAAGCGGCGCGTGGAGCTGCGATGCCTCGAGCTGGAGGAGATGATGgaagagcaggg GTACGAGGAACAGCAAATTCAGGAAAAAGTGGCTACCTTTCGACTCATGTTGCTGGAGAAGGATGTGAAccctgggggaaaggaagagaccCCAGGGCAGAGGCCAGC GGTAACTGAGACTCACCAGTTGGCAGaactgaatgagaaaaagaatgagcGACTCCGTGCTGCCTTTGGTATCAGTGATTCCTATGTAGATGGCAGCTCTTTTGATCCTCAGCGTCGTGCTCGAGAAGCTAAACAACCAGCTCCAGAGCCTCCCAAACCTTACAG CCTTGTCCGGGAGTCCAGCAGTTCTCGCTCACCAACCCcaaagcaaaagaagaagaaaaagaagaaagatagagGACG CAGGTCAGAGAGCAGCTCTCCTCGACgagagaggaagaagagttcTAAGAAGAAGAAGCACAG GTCAGAATCTGAATCCAAAAAACGGAAGCATAG GTCTCCCACTCCAAAGAGCAAACGTAAATCTAAGGACAAGAAGCGGAAGCG GTCTCGTAGTACAACACCAGCCCCCAAGAGCCGCCGGGCCCACCGTTCAACGTCTGCTGACTCTGCTTCCTCTTCTGATACTTCCCGCAGTCG GTCTCGAAGTGCAGCAGCAAAGACCCATACAATTACCTTGACTGGGCGAAGTCCTTCCCCTGTTTCAGGGCGTCGAGGGGAGGGAGATGCACCTTCTAAGGAACAAGGTACCACCAACACAGGGCAGCCTAGCAGCCCAGAGCCCTCTACAAAGCAGCCTAGCAGTCCTCACGaggacaaagacaaagacaaggaG AAATCTGCAATTCGACCTAGCCCCTCTCCGGAAAGGAGCAGCGCAGGCCCAGAACCACCTGCTCCCACTCCGCTCCTTGCTGAGCAACATGGCGGCTCCCCACAACCCCTTGCAACAACCACCTTAAGTCAGGAGCCAGTGAACCCCCCATCTGAGGCTTCCCCAACCCGGGGCCGTTCACCACCTAAGTCTCCTGAGAAACCTCCCCAGTCGTCTTCAGAGAGCTGCCCACCATCCCCTCAACCTACCAAAGTTTCTCGACATGCCAGCTCTTCCCCTGAAAGTCCTAAACCTGCACCAGCTCCTGGGTCCCGCCGAGAGATTTCTTCTTCTCCCGCATCCAAGAGTCGCTCACATGGCCGAGCAAAGCGGGATAAGTCACATTCTCATACCCCTTCTCGAAGAGTGGGGAGGTCCCGTAGCCCTACCACCACTAAGAGGGGGCGATCTCGGTCTCGAACCCCTACCAAAAGAGGTCATTCTAGGTCCCGGTCCCCTCAGTGGCGTAGGTCCCGGTCTGCACAGAGGTGGGGACGGTCCAGAAGCCCCCAGCGACGTGGTCGTTCTAGGTCTCCTCAGCGACCAGGCTGGTCTAGAAGCAGAAATACCCAGAGAAGAGGCAGGTCTAGATCAGCAAGGCGAGGCAGGTCTCATTCTAGATCCCCAGCCGCTAGGGGCAGATCTCGTTCTAGAACGCCAGCCCGCCGGGCTAGATCTCGCTCTAGAACACCTGCCAGGCGGAGATCACGATCCAGAACACCTGCCAGGCGTAGGTCCCGCTCTAGAACACCAGCCCGGAGAGGCAGGTCTCGGTCTAGGACACCTGCTAGGCGCAGATCTAGGACCCGATCGCCAGTACGACGGAGGTCTCGTAGCAGATCACCAGCCAGGAGAAGTGGCAGGTCACGCTCTAGAACTCCAGCCAGACGTCGGTCACGCTCTAGAACACCAGCCAGGAGAGGGAGGTCTCGGTCTAGGACACCGGCAAGACGAGGACGATCTCGGTCTAGGACACCCGTGAGACGAGGACGATCTCGGTCTAGGACACCAGCAAGACGAAGATCTCGTAGTAGAAGTCTAGTTAGACGAGGAAGATCTCATTCTAGAACACCACAAAGAAGAGGCAGGTCTGGTTCGTCATCAGAGCGGAAGAACAAATCCAGAGCATCACAGAGGAGGAGCAGGTCCAACTCAAGCCCAGAAATGAAAAAATCTCGAGTTTCTTCGAGACGGAGCAGGTCTCTCTCTTCACCGCGGTCCAAAGCAAAATCTCGCTTGTCTTTGAGGCGAAGCCTTTCAGGATCCTCTCCGTGTCCTAAACAAAAGTCTCGGACACCACCAAGGCGCAGTCGCTCGGGATCATCCCAGCCGAAAGCTAAATCTAGAACACCACCAAGGCGAAGTCGTTCTGGTTCTTCTCCTCCTTCTAACCAGAAATCTAAAACACCTTCAAGACAGAGTTGTTCCAGTTCATCTCCTCAACCTAAAGTGAAGTCTGGAACACCACCAAGGCAAGGGTCTGTAACAAGTCCCCAGGCAAATGAACAATCTGCCACACCACAAATACAGAGCCGTTCAGAATCATCACCTGACCCTGAGGTGAAATCTATGACCCCTTCAAGACATAGCTGCTCTGGGTCCTCTCCTCCTAGAGTGAAATCTAGCACCCCTCCAAGAGGGAGCCGCTCTGGATCGTCATCTCCACAACCCAAAGTAAAGGCAGTAATGTCGCCAGTCCAAAGTCATTCTGGCTCCTCTTCTCCAAGTCCTAGTAGGGTAACCTCTAAAACACCGCCAAGGCAAAGCAGATCAGAGTCTCCTTGCTCCAAGATGGAATCTAGATTGTTGCAAAGACACAGCCGTTCTAGGTCCTCTTCACCAGATACCAAAGTGAAACCTGGAACACCACCAAGACAAAGTCACTCAGGGTCTACTTCACCATGCCCTAAAGTTAAGCCCCAAACTCCATCAGGGCACAGTCTTTGTGGATCTAAGTCCCCATGTTCCCAAGAGAAGTCTAAAGACTTACCAGCACAAAGTTCtggatccttctctctctgtccaggAGTAAAGTCTACCACACCACCAGGAGAAATGTATTTTGTCTCCTCTTCTCTGCAACAGAAAGGACAATCACAGACTTCACCAGACCCTAGATCTGATACTTCAAGTCCAGACATGAAACGGAGTCACTCTGAGTCTCCGTCTCTGCAGAGCAAATCTCACACACCTCTTAAGGGTGGCCGGTCCAGGTCCTCATCTCCAATCACTGAACTGACCCCCAGATCTCCAACGAGACCAGACAGAAGTGAATTGTCAAGCCCTAGGCTAAAATCTGGAATGTCTCCTGAGCAGAGCAAGTCTCAGTCTGACTCTTTCCCATATCCTGCCATGGACTCTAAATCTCTTTTGGGGCAGAGTAGATTGGAGCCTTCTGagtcaaaagagaaaacaggcttACTCCTTCAGGAAGATATTACTGTGTCATCTCCTGGACCAAGAGACAAATCTAGTCCTTTCCCAGTGCAGGATAAATCTGAGTCCTCACCAGTACTCAGAGAGACACCTAAAACCCCATCAAGGGAAAGAGGTGGTGTTGGGTCATCCCCAGATACAAAAGACCAAAGTATGTCAGCTAAGCCAAGCCAAGATGAGGAATTAATGGAGGTCGAGAAATCTGAAGAATCCTCAAACCAGGTCCTCTCTCATTTGTCTCCAGAACTTAAAGAAATGGCTGGAGGTAATTTTGAATCCTCACCTGAAATAGAAGAAAGACCTGTGTCTTTGACTCTTGACCAAAGCCAGTCACAGACTTCTTTGGAAGCAGAAGTCCCTGCAGTGGCCTCAACTTGGAGTGGGCCACATTTTTCTCCAGAGCATAAAGAGCTGTCTCATTCGTCCCCGAGGGAGAATAGCTTTGGATCACCTTTAGAATTTAGAAACTCAGGCCCTGTTGCAGAAATGAATGCTGGATTTTCTCCTGAGGTTAAAGAAGATTTGAATGGATCTTTTCCTAATCAGCTGGAGACAGATCCATTTGTAGACATGAAAGAACAATCTACAAGGTCCTCCAGACGCAGCAGTTCTGAGTTATCACCAGATGCAGTGGAAAAAGCAGGAATGTCTTCAAATCAGAGTGTTTCTTCACCAGTGCTCGATGCTGTACCCAGAACACCATCGAGGGAAAGAAGTAGCTCTGCATCTCCTGAACTGAAAGACGGTTTACCCAGAACCCCCTCAAGGAGAAGCAGGTCTGGGTCTTCTCCAGGACTTAGAGATGGGTCTGGGACTCCCTCGAGGCACAGCTTATCTGGGTCCTCTCCTGGAATGAAAGATATACCTAGAACACCGTCTAGGGGGAGAAGTGAATGTGATTCTTCTCCAGAACCAAAAGCTTTGCCCCAGACTCCTAGGCCAAGGAGTCGTTCTCCATCATCTCCAGAGCTCAACAACAAGTGTCTTACCCCCCAGAGAGAACGAAGTGGGTCAGAGTCGTCAgttgaacagaagaccatggctaGGACTCCTCTTGGACAGAGAAGTCGATCTGGGTCTTCTCAAGAACTTGATGGGAAGCCCAGTGCATCCCCTCAAGAAAGAAGTGAATCAGACTCTTCTCCAGATTCCAAAGCTAAGACACGAGTACCACTTAGAGAAAGGAGTCGGTCTGGGTCGTCTCCAGAGGTTGATAGCAAAGCCCGGCCTTCTCCTCGCCGTAGTAGGTCTGGCTCATCCCCTGAAGTTAAAGATAAGCTGAGAGTGGCACCCAGGGCACAGAGCGGTTCTGATTCTTCTCCTGAACCCAAGGCTCCTGCCCTTCGAGCTCTTCCCAGACGAAGCAGGTCAGGTTCATCAAGCAAAGGCAGAGGCCCTTCTCCTGACGGAAGCAGCAGTTCAGAGTCCTCTCCAGAACACCCACCCAAATCCAGAACTGCTAGAAGAAGCTCTAGGTCATCACCAGAGCCCAAGACCAAGTCCCGCACTCCACCTCGCCGTCGCAGCTCTAGATCGTCTCCTGAGCTGACTAGGAAGGCCAGGCTGTCTCGTAGAAGCCGCTCTGCATCGTCCTCACCAGAGACCCGTTCTAGAACCCCCCCGAGACGTCGAAGAAGTCCTTCAGTGTCTTCCCCAGAGCCAGCTGAAAAGTCAAGATCCTCACGCCGGCGGCGCTCAGCTTCATCCCCCCGTGCTAAGACAACTTCAAGGAGAGGCCGTTCTCCTTCACCAAAGCCTCGTGGGCTTCAGAGATCCCGTTCCCGctcaaggagagagaaaaccagaaCAACTCGACGTCGAGATAGGTCTGGATCTTCTCAGTCAACTTCGCGGAGAAGACAGCGGAGCCGGTCGAGGTCTCGGGTCACTCGTCGGCGGAGGGGAGGCTCTGGTTACCACTCAAGGTCACCTGCCCGGCAGGAGAGTTCCCGAACTTCTTCCCGACGCCGAAGAGGCCGGTCTCGGACACCCCCAGCCAGTCGGAAGCGGTCCCGCTCTCGTACATCACCAGCTCCATGGAAACGCTCACGGTCTCGGGCCTCTCCAGCCACTCACCGGCGGTCCAGGTCCAGAACACCTTTGGTCAGTCGCCGTAGGTCCAGGTCTCGAACTTCACCAGTCAGTCGGAGACGATCAAGGTCCAGGACATCGGTGACTCGACGAAGGTCTCGATCCAGAGCATCGCCAGTGAGTCGAAGGCGATCCAGGTCTAGAACGCCACCAGTAACCCGCCGTCGTTCAAGATCCAGAACCCCAACACGCCGGCGCTCCCGTTCTAGAACTCCACCGGTGACTCGAAGAAGGTCCAGATCTAGGACTCCACCAGTGACCAGGAGGCGATCTCGAAGCAGAACTTCCCCTATCGCTCGCAGGAGATCGAGATCCAGAACGTCTCCAGTCACCCGTAGGAGATCTCGATCTCGCACATCTCCTGTAACTCGAAGGAGGTCCCGCTCTCGAACCTCTCCGGTGACACGCCGCCGATCTCGGTCCCGAACGCCTCCTGCTATTCGGCGTCGCTCTAGATCTCGGACCCCATTGTTGCCACGCAAGCGTTCTCGAAGTCGCTCTCCCCTTGCTATCCGTCGCCGTTCCAGATCCCGTACTCCACGAACAACTCGGGGCAAACGGTCCTTAACGAGATCTCCTCCCGCCATCCGAAGACGTTCTGCATCTGGAAGTAGTTCTGATCGTTCACGTTCTGCTACTCCTCCGGCAACGAGAAATCATTCTGGTTCTCGGACCCCTCCAGTAGCGCTCAATAGCTCCAGAATGAGCTGTTTCAGTCGTCCTAGCATGTCACCAACTCCTCTGGACCGCTGTCGATCACCTGGAATGCTGGAACCCCTTGGCAGCTCTAGAACACCTATGTCTGTCCTGCAACAAGCCGGTGGCTCCATGATGGATGGTCCAGGTCCCCGAATTCCTGATCACCCGAGAACATCTGTGCCAGAAAATCACGCACAGTCTAGAATCGCACTTGCCCTGACAGCCATCAGTCTTGGCACTGCTCGGCCACCTCCATCCATGTCTGCTGCTGGCCTTGCTGCAAGAATGTCCCAAGTCCCAGCTCCAGTGCCTCTCATGAGTCTCAGAACGGCCCCAGCTGCCAGTCTTGCCAGCAGGATTCCTGCAGCTTCTGCAGCAGCGATGAATCTGGCCGGTGCCAGGACACCTGCCATACCAACAGCAGTGAACCTGGCTGACTCCAGAACGCCAGCTGCGGCGGCAGCCATGAACTTGGCCAGCCCCAGAACAGCAGTGGCACCTTCTGCTGTGAACCTCGCTGACCCTCGCacccctgcagccccagctgtGAATCTAGCAGGAGCCAGAACCCCGGCTGCCTTGGCAGCTCTGAGTCTCACCGGCTCTGGCACTCCCCCGACCGCTGCAAACTATCCCTCCAGCTCCAGAACAGCCCAGGCTGCAGCCCCTGCAAACCTGGTGGGTCCTAGATCTGCACATGCTACAGCTCCTGTGAATATTGCCAGCTCCAGAACCCCTCCAGCCATGGCACCTGCAAGCCTCACCAGTGCTAGAATGGCTCCAGCCTTGTCTGGTGCAAACCTTACCagcccccgggtgcccctcacTGCTTACGAACGTGTTAGCGGTAGAACCTCACCGCCACTTCTTGACCGAGCCAGATCCAGAACCCCACCAGGAGGCCCAGGCTCCAGAACCCCACCATCTGCCCTCAGCCAGTCTAGAATGACCTCTGAGCGGGCTCCCTCTCCTGCTTCTAGAATGGTCCAGACTTCCTCCCAGTGTGTTCTTCCTCCAGCTCAGGATCGACCTAGGTCCCCTGTGCCATCTGCTTTTTCTGACCAGTCCCGAGCTTTGCTTGCCCAGACCACCCCTGTAGCAGGGTCTCAGTCCCTCTCCTCTGGGACGGTGGCAAAGACCACGTCCTCTGCTGGTGACCACAACGGCATGCTCTCTGGTCCTGTCCCTGGGGTGTCCCACCCTGAGGGTGGGGAAACACCGGCCTCCACGGGGGCCCAGCAGCCTTCTGCATTGGCCACCCTGCAGCCGGCAAAGGAGCGGCGgagttcctcctcctcctcctcatccagctcctcctcttcatcctcgTCAtcgtcctcttcctcctcctcttcctccggTTCCAGTTCTAGCGACTCGGAGGGCTCTAGCCTTCCTGCTCAACCTGAGGTAGCGCTGAAGAG ggtccccagccccaccccagcccccaaggAGGCTGTTCGAGAGGGACGTCCTCCGGAGCCGACCCCGGCCAAGCGGAAGAGGCGCTCCAGTAGCTCCAgttccagctcctcctcctcctcttcctcctcctcttcctcttcctcctcctcttcttcctcctcctcctcctcctcttcttcctcctcctcttcctcctctactTCTTCATCCCCCTCCCCCGCTAAGCCTGGCCCTCAGGCCTTGCCCAAACCTGCAAGCCCCAAGAAGCCACCCCCCGGCGAGCGGAG